ACTCGGGAAAAATGTTAGAGGTGTTATTGATTGGGAAATACCTGGATATTTGGAAGAATTCCCTTATGTGAAAGAAAAGATAAAATCTTATGATTGCATAAAAGAATTTCCTGCAGAATTAATTATTTCTGTTGATGCTTCATCCCCAGATAGAATTGGAAGAGTTTATGATCATTTTAAATTTGCTCGTAGTGTTGTAATAGATCATCATGCAACAAATACATATTTCGGAAATATAAATTGGGTTGATAAATTTGGTGCAACTGCTCAAATGGTTTTAAGATTAAATAAAATGCTTGAAATTGAATATGATAAAGATTTGTCAACAGTAAATTTATTGGGCATTGCAACAGACACAGGCTTTTTTAAATATTCTAATACCGATGCCACAATATTTAAAGATGTTGCCTGGCTTGTTGATAAAGGGGGAGATATAGGGTTTATCAGTAATATGATTTTAGAAAATAAGCCATATGAGCATTTAATGTTATATAAAGATTTCCTTGATGAAATGAGATTTGATGATAACATTGCTTATTCTCATATAACTTTGGATATGCTAAAAAAATATAAAATTCCACCTAAAGATTCTCCATCATTTGTTGGGGAGTTAAGATCAATAAAAGGTGTAGAAGTTGCTATTACTTTTTCTGAAGCTGAACCCAATGTTTATCACGTAAGTATGCGTTCAAAAAATTGGTTTGATGTATCAAAAGTTGCTGTCCATTTCGGAGGAGGTGGCCATCCAAGAGCCGCTGGTTTTAGCAAAGAAACATCTGATCTTAAAAAACTGGAAAAAGATGTGGTAGAAACTATAAAACTTTTAATGGAGAGTTATAAATGATACACTTATTTATTATGTTTCTATGGTTAGGATTTATTGGAGATATCAATGATTATACAATTTTAATAGGAATAATTGTTACAATTTTAGTTGTGAAAATCTCAGAGTTTTTTTTAAAATCTGAGATTTTTGGTTTTGTGGAATTATTTATTTCTGCTATAGGTAGAATATTACCTATGTATAAGATGACATTTCTATCATTAAAATATTTATTTAAAAAAAGTTATTGTGGTTTGATTCCTATAGACGTTGAAAACAAAACAGAAGCAGAAAAAGCTGCTATTGCAAATTGTATTACACTAACTCCTGGTACTATGTTTATTTTAGAAGAAAAAAATCATCTTATAATACACAAATTCGATAAGACACCTGAAGATGCTCATTCTTCTAATGATGTTTGGCGAGGTGAATTATTCTGATTTATACAATTTTAAATATATTAATACTTTTATCGTTAATATTAATGATAGTAAAATTAATTCTCGGTCCCACAGCATGGGATCGAGTTTTGGCATTTTCTTCTATGTCATCAAAAATATCTATTATTTCTTTAGTATATGCCATTATAAATAATTTTATCGTGATGATTGATATCATTATTATATTTTTAGTTTTAAACTTATGGGGAGTAGTTATTATTTCTCGTTTTTTAGAAAGAGGTAGAAAATAATGTTTAGTAATTTGCTGATTATTATAGGTGGAATCTTAATATTCCTTGGAAGTATTGGAATGATAAATCAAAAAGATTTATATACAAGAATTCAATTTGGAGGTATATCTGATACTGTTGGTACATTTACAGTATTAATTGGTCTAGCTCTAAAAAATCAGGAAATAATCTTTAGATTTATAATTATTGGATTATTGGTTTTATTGATAGGTCCTGTTCTATCTCATGCTATTGCACATAGCGCTGCACATAATAAAATAAAGGTGAGAGATAATGATTGAACTTTCATTAATTGAAAATATTTTCTTAATTTCTTTAATAATATTGGCTTTTATTATGCTTTTTGTCAAAAAATATATCAACGCTATTCTTATATATGCTGCTTTTGGGACGATACTATCAGGAGTTTTTTTTATTTTTAATGCTCCTGATGTTGCTGCTGTACAAATGACAATAGGATCTGCCTTTATTATCTTTGTTTATATTATCGCAATAAAAACAAGATCAAAAATAACAGTTGGATATGTTGAAACACCTTATCTTTTTGAAAAACATGGAGACAAATTATTAGGCTTTGAAAAAGATTTGTTGGATAATTTCTCAGAAAATTCTTTTTTTGAGATAGAGTATATACCAATAAAAAAAGAAAAATTATTAGAATATATTAATAATAATGAATTTGATATAATCGCAGGTGGAATAATAATAGAAAATGAAAATGAATGTAACTATATATTTTCAAAAAAATACCTTCCAACAAAACTATTTGAATATAAAGGAAAAATTGATCCCAATTATGAAAGTATTGTTTTAAATAATCAAGGGGAGAAGAAAATTATCGATTATTTGCGTTTAAAAAATTATTTTAGAAAAAATTCTGATATTGAGGTAAAAGAAATTTCTAGTAATTCATATAGATTTATTTTTTCAAAAAATAACAAAGCACTTAAGGATGATTTTAATAGATTTTTAAAAACTTTTTTAAATTCAAAAGAATATGAATCCATTGTTCGGAGGAATATAGGATGAAAAGATTTATAATTTCTTTAATTTTATTATTTATGTTCTTTTTTTTATTATATATTGAAACGCCTTATAATATTCTTAAAAATCCTAATTATAATATTAATGTTCTAAACGAAAATGGTTCATTAAATATTGTTTCAGCTATTGTTTTAGATTATAGATTTTATGATACATTTTTCGAAATACTGGTATTCACGATAACAATAATTGGTATTTCCTATTTTATGAAATTTTTCAAACCAAATAAATCAGAATTTTCTAAACCATCTGTTGTTTTAAAAGTTTTTTCTCCCGTTATGTTTCCAATAACTTTATTATTAGGAATTTACAACACACTCACAGGTCATTTGTATCCGGGAGGTGGTTTTAATTCTGGTATTATTCTTGGAACTGGGGTACTTTCACTTGCTTTAATAAAAAAATACGAAGATATTGAAGAAATATTTGAAAAATCCAGAATAGAAGAAATAAAGGTATTAATCCCTCTATTTATTATAGTTTATGCTATTATAGGAAAGCTATTTTTCGGCGAATATTTTATCAACTTTTTTCCAAAATTTCAACCCGGAAGCATCTTTAGCGGCGGAAGTGCCGTAATGCTAAATTCTTTTATAGCTTTCGAAGTTTTTGGAGGCTCATGGACTATTCTTTATCAGTTTATAAAACATAGGGGGTTACTCTAATGGAATTATATTTCATTTATTCCTATATAATTATTATTCTAGGATTCTTTGGTCTCATTTTAAAAAAAGATTTAATAATGAAATTATTCTTTTTAAGCATCTTTCAATCAGGAATTCTTTTATTTTTTGTTGTTTTGGCTTATGATAAAAATATTCCAATTATCACATCAGATATAGTAAAAGATGCTGCTGATCCATTAATTCATTCTTTTCTATTAACAGTTATCGTTATAGGTTTCGCTACGATTTCACTTTCATTAGTATATATAATGATATTGGCAGAGAAATTCAAAACACATAATGTAGACATAATTGAAGAGGAGTTAGAAAAATAATGGCTATACTGTTAATATTAATTCCTATATCTTTTGGAATTTTATCATATATTTTCAAAAAGCATCATAGAAAAATAGGATTTATTACTTATGCTGTTCTACTATCATTAAATACATATTTAACATTTTTTGGCAATGAAGAAAGAATTTTCCCAGGTGGTTGGGATAGGTTAAAAGGTATTGAAATATATTTCCCTAAAGAAATGTATATTCTAGCTTTCTTCTTTAATATAATGATGTTAATTATTTATTGGAGATCTGCAAGAAGACATAACAATATATTTACTGCATTATGGCTAATAATAAATGGGACTTTAATAGGGATTTTAACTTCAGAAGATTTTTTTAATACATATGTTCATTTAGAATTAATATCGATATCATCATTTTTACTTATTGGATTAGGAAGAAAAGAAAGAAGAATATGGGCCAGCTTAAAATATATGTTTTTAAGCTATATTGGATTAAATTTTTATTTATTAGGTGTTGGTTTAATTTATGCACAAACTGGTAGTTTAAACTTACATATCGCATTTTCATCAAAACCAAATCCCCTTGCTGTTTCACTTATTGTAACAGGATTGTTAGTTAAAAGTGGTATGCTTTTTCTAGCTGCATGGCTTCCAGCAGTTTATACTGAATCTTCTTCTGAAATATCAGCTATATTATCGGGGTATATTACTCCTATAGGTACATATGTTTTATATTCTTTTTCATTATATGATGGTTTTTATGTCGAAGCTAAAGAAATATTTTTAATTTATGGCTTCTCTTCTTTAATTCTAGGTGGTATTTTAGCTTTCTTTGAAAATGATGCGAAGAAAATTTTAGCTTATTCTACAATGTCACAAATAGGTTTAGCGTTAATTATTATTGCGGAAAAAAAGGAATTATTTATTCTATTCTTTATATTACAAATGTTGTATAAATCTTTAGCTTTTTATAATGTTGGTCGAATATATGAAAAGACTAACTATAGGAATTTAGATTTAATAAAGACTATAAAAAAATATGATATTAATAAGATGTTGGCAATATTTAGTATTTTTGGATTATCTGGTATATTTCCTACACAAACATTTTTCATAAAAGAAAATATAGGTCTTCATGGTTATTTAAAAGAAATATTATATATTTCTTCTTTTATAACAACTTTTTACTCTATAAAATTAATTGCTGCATTAAAATTATCTAAAAAATACTTTTACTTAGTTCTTTTAATACCTATAATTCCTATTTTAAATTATTTACCTATGCATCTCACATTAATAGATTCAAGTTTTTCTCTTTTGGCATTAATTATTGCATTTTTTACATTAAAAATAAAAACTAAAGCTTTCACTGTAAAATTGAACTATCTTGAAAATGCTTTGATTTTACAAACATTTTCTATTATAATTGGATATTATATAATAAAATTTATTTAAATATAGTTTTTGAAAGGAGGCTGATTATGAAAAAATTTTTTATTTTGGTCTTATTAATTTTCTTATTTTCATACTCATTTGGTGCTTTAATGAAATCTGTTGACGGTAACACTGTTAAAGTTGAGGTTATAGAAATTAAAGATGGAAATATTACTGTAAAGCTTTTTAATCAAATTTATACTGTACAGGAAAGTAATGTTTTATATATCTCATTTGATGAAAAGACAACCTCAGATTATGGGGTTATCATAGATGATAAAATCTTTTCTGGAAAGTTAACATCCTATGCCTCAACAACAGCAAATATTCAAATGAACATTGGAGAATTTATATTAAATGATGTTTCAAAATTAAAATTTGTCAACTTTGCAAACCCAAATGTCCCTAATATAAAATGGTTTAGAGAAGAACAACCTCAAAATTTCGAAATATCATTAGGAGATAATTATACTGAAATTAAAGGAAATATATTTGAAGCAAAAGAGAACCAATTATTTTTAAATATTCCAATTTTAGGGCAGGGTGTATTGAACCTTAACGTTATAAAAAGCATATCTTATCCACGATATGAATTCAAAGAACCTTATATATTAAAATTATTTAATGGTTATACATTTAAGTATGTTAACTTCTTAAAAAAAGTAAATGATTATTATTTCTTTGATTTAGGTTATGGAACTTTAAGTTTATTTAATTCTTCCATTTTCGGATTTTCTGGTGGAATGGAAAACCCAAAAACTAAATATACATATTTCATATTGAAAAATGGAATGAAATTTTTTGGTGATATAACTGGTAGTGATGATAGTAATTTGGAAGTTAGCAGCATATTTGGAGATCACAAAATATCAAAAGACTCTATTTTAACTTACGCAAAAATACCTGAAGGAAATGTAATGCTTGTTTTATCTAAAGATGAAATATTATATGGTGATTATTCAAAAGAAAATAGAAAAATATCATTTAATCCTTATAATAATGGAAAAATAGATATGATATTAGTAAATACAAATAAAGAAAAAGAAAGTTTAGTTAGTACTCTTACAGAAAATTGGAATTTAAAAACTAATATTATTAATAAATCTTTGGCATTAAGTAGTTATAATTTAATGGCTTATGGCAATGACAAAATGGTAATAATAGTTTCTGCTGTAAACAATAAAGGTTTCGATAATTATAGTCATGATGCGAAAATTACAGCTTTAACTTTCGACGATGATAATCAATTACTTTATTCTGGGGATGAAAAAGGTGTATTAAACGTTTATAATTTAATCAATAAAAAAATAGATTATATGTTCGATTTTAAAAGTAAAATTACTTATTTAATTTCAAAAAATAAGGTCCTATATGTTGCTTTACAAAACGGAGAACTTTACACAATTACTGGCACAGAAAGCAAACTATTAGCTAATTTAAAAGATGAAATAACAAAAATAAGCGTAAATGATAGAGCTATTTATATTTCCACAAAAGATGGTACAATATCTAAAATCGATAAATTCAATGGTGATATTATCTGGAATGTAAATTTTGAGGCAACAATCACAGATATTTTATTATTAAAAAATGACAAATATTTAATAGCCTCTCAATTTAATGGAAAAATTTTAATTTTGAATATTGAAAATGGAAATATTTTAACTTCTTTCCAATCATTTGAAGGTGTTTACAACGTCTCACCATCATTATTAAAAAATTATTTCATAATCTCAGGAAAAAATGGAAAAGTGGAAATTTGGAATAGTGTAAATCTAAATAAATTATCAACCTTTAATTTAGGAACAGACATTATATATGCTTTAGTAGATTCTACTGGTGATATTATTTTCTTATTATCAAATAATTCCATTATATCAATGAAATTATTTGAGTATTAAAAAAAACGGCTTTAAAGCCGTTTTTTTTATTTATCTTCACCTGTTTTTTTTAAATAATTTGTTTCACGAATAAAAATATATAGCATTAAAAAAGTAAATACATATATATATACTTTAAATTCTGGTATATCTCCATCGCTTGTATAAATAGCAAGCCATTCAAACAAATATTTCAATAATTCATATATCCCAATTAATACAGAAATAATACCACTTACAATTATATGCGCGGATTTATGATACCATATATTTTTTATATCTTCCCATAATCCAATAAATGCAATCAAAGATACTGTAATATATGATATAAAAATAAAATTATCATATTCGAAATTTAAAACACCCATTACAAGTGATGATATGCCTATTAAAATTAAAATTATTTTTTTATTTATCATAGGAAAATTCCTCCTATCAAGTAAACAAAATTAGCTATTAAATAGGCAATTATCAAAGTATAAAACAATTCAAAAAAAACCCATTTCCAGCTATTTGTTTCTTGTTTGATAACCCCTAATGTTGCAAAACATGGTATGTAGGCTAAAACAAAAAAGATTAAAGCTAATGCTGATCTTTGAGATAAAATATTCTGCAAAGCATAAGTAATACTTTCTTCACCTACATTCAAAATTGCCATATATGATGAGGCAACAACTTCTTTTGCTACAGCGCCAAAAATTAAAGAAATATTTGTTTGCCAGTTCCAACCTAAATGTAATGTTATTGGCTCGAATAATCTACCTAAATATGCTGCATATGAATGCGCAATATCATTATTATTTGGAAAAT
This is a stretch of genomic DNA from Marinitoga hydrogenitolerans DSM 16785. It encodes these proteins:
- a CDS encoding DHH family phosphoesterase, translating into MIRTIESIIGEINKVKNILVVGHIMPDGDDISSVLSLTMGLEKLGKNVRGVIDWEIPGYLEEFPYVKEKIKSYDCIKEFPAELIISVDASSPDRIGRVYDHFKFARSVVIDHHATNTYFGNINWVDKFGATAQMVLRLNKMLEIEYDKDLSTVNLLGIATDTGFFKYSNTDATIFKDVAWLVDKGGDIGFISNMILENKPYEHLMLYKDFLDEMRFDDNIAYSHITLDMLKKYKIPPKDSPSFVGELRSIKGVEVAITFSEAEPNVYHVSMRSKNWFDVSKVAVHFGGGGHPRAAGFSKETSDLKKLEKDVVETIKLLMESYK
- a CDS encoding transporter substrate-binding domain-containing protein; the encoded protein is MIELSLIENIFLISLIILAFIMLFVKKYINAILIYAAFGTILSGVFFIFNAPDVAAVQMTIGSAFIIFVYIIAIKTRSKITVGYVETPYLFEKHGDKLLGFEKDLLDNFSENSFFEIEYIPIKKEKLLEYINNNEFDIIAGGIIIENENECNYIFSKKYLPTKLFEYKGKIDPNYESIVLNNQGEKKIIDYLRLKNYFRKNSDIEVKEISSNSYRFIFSKNNKALKDDFNRFLKTFLNSKEYESIVRRNIG
- a CDS encoding monovalent cation/H(+) antiporter subunit G; this translates as MFSNLLIIIGGILIFLGSIGMINQKDLYTRIQFGGISDTVGTFTVLIGLALKNQEIIFRFIIIGLLVLLIGPVLSHAIAHSAAHNKIKVRDND
- a CDS encoding complex I subunit 5 family protein, which translates into the protein MAILLILIPISFGILSYIFKKHHRKIGFITYAVLLSLNTYLTFFGNEERIFPGGWDRLKGIEIYFPKEMYILAFFFNIMMLIIYWRSARRHNNIFTALWLIINGTLIGILTSEDFFNTYVHLELISISSFLLIGLGRKERRIWASLKYMFLSYIGLNFYLLGVGLIYAQTGSLNLHIAFSSKPNPLAVSLIVTGLLVKSGMLFLAAWLPAVYTESSSEISAILSGYITPIGTYVLYSFSLYDGFYVEAKEIFLIYGFSSLILGGILAFFENDAKKILAYSTMSQIGLALIIIAEKKELFILFFILQMLYKSLAFYNVGRIYEKTNYRNLDLIKTIKKYDINKMLAIFSIFGLSGIFPTQTFFIKENIGLHGYLKEILYISSFITTFYSIKLIAALKLSKKYFYLVLLIPIIPILNYLPMHLTLIDSSFSLLALIIAFFTLKIKTKAFTVKLNYLENALILQTFSIIIGYYIIKFI
- a CDS encoding Na+/H+ antiporter subunit E encodes the protein MIHLFIMFLWLGFIGDINDYTILIGIIVTILVVKISEFFLKSEIFGFVELFISAIGRILPMYKMTFLSLKYLFKKSYCGLIPIDVENKTEAEKAAIANCITLTPGTMFILEEKNHLIIHKFDKTPEDAHSSNDVWRGELF
- a CDS encoding WD40 repeat domain-containing protein — protein: MKKFFILVLLIFLFSYSFGALMKSVDGNTVKVEVIEIKDGNITVKLFNQIYTVQESNVLYISFDEKTTSDYGVIIDDKIFSGKLTSYASTTANIQMNIGEFILNDVSKLKFVNFANPNVPNIKWFREEQPQNFEISLGDNYTEIKGNIFEAKENQLFLNIPILGQGVLNLNVIKSISYPRYEFKEPYILKLFNGYTFKYVNFLKKVNDYYFFDLGYGTLSLFNSSIFGFSGGMENPKTKYTYFILKNGMKFFGDITGSDDSNLEVSSIFGDHKISKDSILTYAKIPEGNVMLVLSKDEILYGDYSKENRKISFNPYNNGKIDMILVNTNKEKESLVSTLTENWNLKTNIINKSLALSSYNLMAYGNDKMVIIVSAVNNKGFDNYSHDAKITALTFDDDNQLLYSGDEKGVLNVYNLINKKIDYMFDFKSKITYLISKNKVLYVALQNGELYTITGTESKLLANLKDEITKISVNDRAIYISTKDGTISKIDKFNGDIIWNVNFEATITDILLLKNDKYLIASQFNGKILILNIENGNILTSFQSFEGVYNVSPSLLKNYFIISGKNGKVEIWNSVNLNKLSTFNLGTDIIYALVDSTGDIIFLLSNNSIISMKLFEY
- a CDS encoding cation:proton antiporter subunit C, which codes for MELYFIYSYIIIILGFFGLILKKDLIMKLFFLSIFQSGILLFFVVLAYDKNIPIITSDIVKDAADPLIHSFLLTVIVIGFATISLSLVYIMILAEKFKTHNVDIIEEELEK
- the mbhE gene encoding hydrogen gas-evolving membrane-bound hydrogenase subunit E — encoded protein: MKRFIISLILLFMFFFLLYIETPYNILKNPNYNINVLNENGSLNIVSAIVLDYRFYDTFFEILVFTITIIGISYFMKFFKPNKSEFSKPSVVLKVFSPVMFPITLLLGIYNTLTGHLYPGGGFNSGIILGTGVLSLALIKKYEDIEEIFEKSRIEEIKVLIPLFIIVYAIIGKLFFGEYFINFFPKFQPGSIFSGGSAVMLNSFIAFEVFGGSWTILYQFIKHRGLL
- a CDS encoding monovalent cation/H+ antiporter complex subunit F produces the protein MIVKLILGPTAWDRVLAFSSMSSKISIISLVYAIINNFIVMIDIIIIFLVLNLWGVVIISRFLERGRK